Proteins encoded in a region of the Benincasa hispida cultivar B227 chromosome 2, ASM972705v1, whole genome shotgun sequence genome:
- the LOC120071292 gene encoding nucleoid-associated protein At4g30620, chloroplastic isoform X1, translated as MASTISLSAQLPNLRGMSDFKKRSCMPLTGNLNSVSNIIGVRISPYGPWKVEKHNRSLCVYGLFGGKKDNEEKSDDAPSKAGIFGNMQKLYETVRTAQKVVQVEAVRVQKELAAAEFDGYCEGELIKVTLSGNQQPLRTEITEAAMELGPEKLSLLVTEAYQDAHQKSVQAMKQRMSDLAQSLGMPQGLSEGLK; from the exons ATGGCGTCGACGATATCACTGAGTGCTCAATTGCCAAATCTCCGAGGAATGTCTGATTTCAAAAAACGAA GCTGCATGCCTCTTACAGGCAACCTAAATTCAGTGTCAAATATTATTGGTGTGCGGATCTCACCTTATGGTCCTTGGAAAGTTGAGAAACATAACAGATCTCTTTGCGTTTATGGTCTATTTGGAGGAAAAAAGGATAATGAGGAGAAGAGTGATGATGCGCCTTCAAAG GCAGGAATCTTTGGGAACATGCAGAAGTTATATGAAACTGTGAGGACAGCACAAAAGGTTGTCCAAGTAGAGGCAGTGCGTGTACAAAAAGAACTTGCGGC GGCAGAGTTTGATGGCTACTGTGAAGGAGAGCTAATAAAG GTGACATTATCCGGGAATCAGCAACCTCTTCGTACAGAGATTACCGAGGCTGCAATGGAATTAGGACCAGAG AAACTTTCCCTTCTAGTTACTGAAGCTTATCAGGACGCACATCAGAAGAGCGTTCAG GCCATGAAACAAAGAATGAGTGATCTTGCCCAGAGCTTAGGTATGCCCCAGGGGCTCAGTGAGGGATTAAAGTAG
- the LOC120071292 gene encoding nucleoid-associated protein At4g30620, chloroplastic isoform X2 has product MASTISLSAQLPNLRGMSDFKKRSNLNSVSNIIGVRISPYGPWKVEKHNRSLCVYGLFGGKKDNEEKSDDAPSKAGIFGNMQKLYETVRTAQKVVQVEAVRVQKELAAAEFDGYCEGELIKVTLSGNQQPLRTEITEAAMELGPEKLSLLVTEAYQDAHQKSVQAMKQRMSDLAQSLGMPQGLSEGLK; this is encoded by the exons ATGGCGTCGACGATATCACTGAGTGCTCAATTGCCAAATCTCCGAGGAATGTCTGATTTCAAAAAACGAA GCAACCTAAATTCAGTGTCAAATATTATTGGTGTGCGGATCTCACCTTATGGTCCTTGGAAAGTTGAGAAACATAACAGATCTCTTTGCGTTTATGGTCTATTTGGAGGAAAAAAGGATAATGAGGAGAAGAGTGATGATGCGCCTTCAAAG GCAGGAATCTTTGGGAACATGCAGAAGTTATATGAAACTGTGAGGACAGCACAAAAGGTTGTCCAAGTAGAGGCAGTGCGTGTACAAAAAGAACTTGCGGC GGCAGAGTTTGATGGCTACTGTGAAGGAGAGCTAATAAAG GTGACATTATCCGGGAATCAGCAACCTCTTCGTACAGAGATTACCGAGGCTGCAATGGAATTAGGACCAGAG AAACTTTCCCTTCTAGTTACTGAAGCTTATCAGGACGCACATCAGAAGAGCGTTCAG GCCATGAAACAAAGAATGAGTGATCTTGCCCAGAGCTTAGGTATGCCCCAGGGGCTCAGTGAGGGATTAAAGTAG
- the LOC120071291 gene encoding serine carboxypeptidase 24-like has product MQPYLTFRVAMLSLLSIVVVLVVPAIATAIPQQQLHESDRITSLPGQPSVTFLQYSGYVTVNQQHGRALFYWLTQATSLPEKKPLVLWLNGGPGCSSIAYGASEEIGPFRINKTAASLYLNKHSWNKDANLLFLESPAGVGFSYTNTTSNLEDSGDTRTAEDALIFLVQWMSRFPHYKYREFYISGESYAGHYVPQLAKKILDYNKAHSQSFINLKGFLVGNAVTDTNYDALGTVTYWWTHAMISDTTYNSILQHCNFTSNKTSQPCDEAVGYAMNHEFGNVDQYSIYTPKCPTMVPNNSAAVVGASTIRFKNSLLHRRVSGYDPCTENYAEKYYNLKEVQLAMHANVTGIPYKWTACSDVLIKNWKDSQESMLPTYKELIAAGLRIWVFSGDTDSVVPVTATRFALSHLNLPIKTRWYPWYSRRQVGGWTEVYEGLTFATVRGAGHEVPLIQPQRALTLFRSFLAGKHLPRS; this is encoded by the exons ATGCAACCCTACTTAACTTTCAGGGTTGCAATGCTTTCCCTTCTTTCCATTGTCGTCGTACTCGTCGTCCCTGCCATTGCCACCGCCATTCCCCAACAACAGCTCCACGAGAGCGATCGAATCACGTCTCTCCCTGGACAACCGTCGGTGACATTCTTACAGTACTCCGGCTATGTTACGGTTAATCAACAACATGGTAGAGCTCTCTTCTATTGGTTGACCCAAGCTACGTCTCTTCCAGAGAAAAAGCCTCTTGTCCTATGGCTAAATGGAG GGCCAGGTTGTTCATCAATAGCATATGGAGCATCAGAAGAAATTGGGCCATTCAGAATCAACAAAACTGCTGCTTCTCTTTATCTCAACAAACATTCATGGAACAAAG ATGCAAATCTTCTGTTTCTGGAATCGCCCGCCGGAGTTGGATTCTCCTACACAAACACCACCTCCAACCTCGAAGACTCTGGTGACACCCGAACTGCTGAAGACGCTCTTATTTTCCTCGTCCAATGGATGTCCAGATTCCCACACTACAAATACAGAGAATTCTACATTTCCGGGGAGAGTTACGCTG GACACTACGTTCCTCAACTGGCAAAGAAGATTCTAGACTACAACAAAGCTCACTCTCAATCCTTCATCAACCTCAAAGGCTTCCTT GTGGGAAATGCAGTGACAGATACCAACTACGATGCACTCGGAACGGTGACGTATTGGTGGACCCATGCCATGATCTCGGACACAACATACAACTCCATCCTCCAGCACTGCAATTTCACCTCAAACAAGACTTCCCAACCGTGCGACGAAGCCGTTGGCTATGCCATGAACCATGAGTTTGGTAATGTGGATCAGTACAGTATCTATACTCCCAAATGCCCCACTATGGTTCCAAACAACTCGGCCGCGGTGGTGGGGGCGTCCACTATCAGGTTCAAAAATTCGCTTCTTCATCGGAGGGTGTCGGGGTATGATCCATGTACTGAGAATTATGCAGAGAAATATTATAATCTTAAAGAGGTTCAGTTGGCAATGCATGCCAATGTTACTGGAATTCCCTACAAATGGACTGCTTGCAG TGATGTTCTTATTAAGAACTGGAAGGATTCCCAAGAATCCATGTTGCCCACATACAAGGAGCTGATTGCAGCTGGTCTAAGGATATGGGTTTTCAG CGGGGATACAGATTCAGTGGTTCCAGTGACAGCCACAAGATTTGCCCTTAGCCATCTTAACCTCCCCATTAAAACTCGCTGGTATCCATGGTACTCCAGAAGACAG GTTGGTGGATGGACAGAGGTTTATGAAGGGCTAACCTTTGCCACAGTGAGAGGAGCAGGGCATGAAGTTCCATTGATCCAACCACAGAGAGCTTTGACACTCTTCAGATCGTTTCTAGCAGGAAAACATCTGCCAAGATCTTGA